A window of the Trichoderma asperellum chromosome 6, complete sequence genome harbors these coding sequences:
- a CDS encoding uncharacterized protein (EggNog:ENOG41) has translation MDPVSIMFKILPQVGKTIGAYKEVRSKFKIFCHYSAEIERIRKLFGAQRGCFLNEVELLLRLVILDKTEIDDMMKNPKHGEWGGYRPAAVLEGLFGRNLLLLGSVIDDINESITALQNTFQCFLPLEEEKERDESLKSKPLKDAMRKLRKRVKITIEKKDFEDKIACLEKSNSELIRLRKQVKELQEPSCCAIKRSSDRARKLPVEFGAYGNIRRASKALHEALTAAWSDTQIPHLRHLVKLFLDAKTEIDVQMEIAILCYDDVLQQRPLLETTLTRVQVRSRTLNSIAWSDASLQVPAPQMDEARSGQRKRQKVRFASVSDNSDIVSEASPATSAVSIATSPLSAAPPDDLQLTGHFCSELSKRCSTPDTSCGKEGLGHIDSGMQEAFRHCFFPCPKNSNYNNMGLDDVMHMNEALAQSAHNRLDVVSQLRLAHRLVSAVLKFNSTPWLNELWNIGDLAFFRQGDDLTRSLQTLHFGVELIHSAPESEDSVMQVESPASLVHTSIEDAQYKHGVRNVTLFSLGAALLAVGRWERIDHSDIEGIRRLASQPSYLGPMYQELTQKVLDCDFGHGKDLKKPRLQEAVYEAVVLELESMIASLDISRD, from the exons ATGGATCCAGTGTCCATTATGTTTAAGATCTTGCCTCAAGTGGGAAAAACAATTGGTGCTTACAAAGAAGTTCGCTCAAAATTCAAGATCTTTTGTCATTATTCTGCCGAAATCGAGAGAATTCGAAAGCTGTTTGGTGCACAGCGAGGCTGTTTTCTCAACGAGGTGGAATTGCTACTTAGGCTAGTCATACTGGACAAGACTGAAATCGACGACATGATGAAAAATCCGAAGCATGGTGAATGGGGCGGCTATAGGCCTGCGGCGGTATTAGAAGGTCTGTTCGGGAGaaacttgctgctgctaggaAGTGTTATCGATGATATAAACGAGAGCATTACGGCGCTACAGAACACATTCCAATGCTTCCTTCcgctggaagaagagaaggagcgA GATGAGAGTCTCAAGTCGAAACCCTTGAAAGATGCCATGCGGAAACTGAGAAAACGAGTCAAGATTACGatcgagaagaaggatttcGAAGACAAAATAGCCTGCCTGGAGAAGTCAAACAGCGAATTAATACGACTCCGAAAACAAGTCAAAGAACTCCAAGAGCCATCGTGTTGTGCAATTAAGAGGTCATCTGATAGGGCACGAAAACTACCAGTAGAATTTGGAGCGTACGGAAATATACGACGCGCATCAAAAGCTCTCCACGAAGCTCTCACGGCGGCATGGTCAGACACGCAAATACCACATCTTCGGCATCTTGTTAAGCTGTTTTTAGATGCTAAGACAGAGATTGATGTACAGATGGAGATTGCCATTCTATGTTATGACGATGTTCTGCAACAGCGGCCACTACTTGAAACAACCTTAACGAGAGTACAAGTTAGATCAAGAACGTTGAATTCTATTGCCTGGTCTGATGCAAGCTTGCAGGTTCCGGCACCACAGATGGATGAAGCACGGAGTGGCCAGCGAAAACGCCAGAAGGTGAGATTTGCTAGCGTCAGCGACAACTCTGATATCGTGAGCGAAGCTTCACCAGCAACATCTGCCGTGTCTATAGCCACCTCACCATTATCAGCCGCTCCACCAGATGACTTGCAGCTTACTGGACATTTTTGCTCAGAGCTCTCAAAACGCTGTTCAACCCCAGATACTTCATGCGGTAAAGAGGGTCTGGGGCACATCGACAGCGGCATGCAGGAAGCGTTTCGCCATTGCTTCTTCCCCTGCCCAAAGAACTCAAATTACAATAATATGGGGTTAGACGACGTGATGCACATGAATGAAGCACTTGCACAATCTGCACACAACAGACTTGATGTTGTCAGCCAGTTGCGATTAGCTCATCGCCTCGTCTCTGCAGTGCTCAAGTTCAATTCGACTCCATGGCTTAACGAGTTGTGGAATATTGGAGACCTCGCATTTTTTCGACAAGGAGATGACCTAACAAGGTCGCTTCAAACACTACACTTTGGTGTAGAGTTGATTCATAGCGCGCCTGAGTCGGAAGATTCTGTAATGCAAGTTGAATCGCCAGCCAGCTTAGTACACACTTCGATTGAAGACGCACAATATAAACACGGCGTGCGTAATGTAACGCTTTTTAGCTTGGGAGCTGCTCTTCTGGCTGTTGGAAGATGGGAGCGTATAGATCACAGCGACATTGAAGGGATTCGACGACTTGCTTCACAGCCAAGTTACTTGGGGCCGATGTATCAAGAGCTAACGCAGAAAGTTCTTGATTGCGATTTTGGACATGGGAAAGATTTGAAGAAGCCTAGACTTCAGGAGGCGGTGTACGAGGCGGTTGTTTTAGAGCTGGAGTCGATGATTGCAAGTCTTGATATATCTCGAGACTGA
- a CDS encoding uncharacterized protein (EggNog:ENOG41~TransMembrane:11 (o115-139i151-171o183-201i239-261o273-292i350-368o388-409i435-455o461-482i494-515o527-549i)) has product MQSYRQHSSLGKRLESQLQRTRTRHHAIPSTTDVQPADVDLEAPSSDSTDVEDDASQLEPIERPLSKIGTNLAAALTGITKQEHPDVNDKNVFVVGFEGPNDPLNPLNWSYTRRMFYTLNVGIIALVVGMAASIDSAVIARAAKDFGVSEVAEALATGLFLVGFGFGALIAGPMSETVGRNPVYFGSLSIYMLFLMGAGLSRSLGGQLVCRFFAGFFGESPLSTVGGSISDMWDPMNRLIAFPIFATAGLMGPVAGPIIGGWISQSLDVSWRWVEWVTIIASGALLVSLLLFQPETYAPVLLQWKASHLRRLTGDKRYVSASEIQNVTFRSRMLTAVKRPIIMTIQEPTIMLWTGYLTVVYLMLFGFLDGYTFVFQETYGLSDGITGLLFLGIGVGLILATVFLTPLLYRWAKKEITKLQTEKPDGNARIPPEFFLWYALIGAPAIPISFFWMGWTAYPHISIWSPILASVLFGFGILSVFVSTYMYLIDTYEVYAASALTMITLVRYAASGGMIEISIPMYKNLGIHWALTMLGLISLVFTAVPYAFYRS; this is encoded by the exons ATGCAGTCCTATCGCCAGCACAGCTCATTAGGCAAACGCCTAGAATCCCAATTGCAGCGAACTCGAACAAGACATCACGCGATCCCATCGACAACGGATGTACAACCCGCCGATGTTGATTTAGAAGCACCTTCCTCTGATTCAACCGACGTCGAAGACGACGCATCGCAGCTAGAACCAATCGAACGACCCCTTAGCAAAATAGGCACAAATCTAGCGGCAGCTCTTACGGGAATTACTAAACAGGAACATCCGGATGTGAACGATAAAAATGTATTCGTTGTAGGCTTTGAAGGGCCAAACGACCCGTTGAATCCACTCAATTGGTCGTACACCAGACGGATGTTCTATACCCTGAATGTCGGCATCATTGCGCTTGTTGTTGGCATGGCGGCATCTATAGACTCTGCGGTTATTGCTAGAGCGGCAAAGGATTTTGGAGTTAGTGAAGTCGCTGAAGCACTTGCAACAGGCTTG TTCCTTGTTGGTTTTGGGTTCGGCGCTCTCATCGCTGGTCCAATGTCAGAAACGGTCGGCCGAAACCCCGTCTACTTTGGCTCTTTGTCTATATACATGCTCTTTCTTATGGGAGCTGGGTTGTCAAGGTCTTTAGGAGGACAGCTGGTGTGTCGATTCTTTGCCGGATTCTTTGGAGAGTCGCCGCTGTCCACAGTTGGAGGATCTATTAGTGACATGTGGGATCCTATGAACCGCTTGATTGCATTTCCAATATTTGCAA CTGCTGGACTCATGGGACCTGTTGCTGGACCAATTATTGGCGGCTGGATTTCTCAGTCGTTAGATGTATCATGGCGCTGGGTGGAATGGGTTACCATTATCGCATCCGGAGCCCTTCTCGTATCTTTACTTCTCTTCCAGCCTGAGACTTATGCGCCAGTTCTTCTGCAGTGGAAAGCGAGTCACCTCCGCCGACTAACCGGAGATAAGCGCTACGTCTCTGCTTCCGAAATTCAGAATGTAACTTTCCGCTCTCGCATGCTGACTGCAGTAAAGCGGCCAATTATTATGACTATCCAGGAACCTACAATCATGTTATGGACCGGTTACTTAACCGTTGTATATCTGATGTTGTTTGGCTTTCTAGATGGCTACACATTTGTTTTCCAGGAAACTTACGGCCTCTCTGACGGCATCACTGGCCTGCTCTTTTTGGGCATTGGAGTTGGACTGATTCTGGCTACTGTATTTCTCACTCCTCTCCTCTACAGGTGGGCGAAGAAAGAGATCACCAAGCTTCAAACTGAGAAACCTGATGGAAATGCTCGCATTCCGCCTGAATTTTTCCTTTGGTATGCCCTTATCGGCGCACCAGCCATCCCAATCTCTTTCTTCTGGATGGGCTGGACGGCATATCCCCACATAAGCATTTGGTCGCCTATTTTGGCCTCTGTGCTTTTTGGATTCGGCATACTTTCTGTTTTTGTGTCGACATACATGTATCTCATCGATACGTATGAAGTATATGCAGCAAGCGCATTGACAATGATTACGCTGGTGCGCTATGCTGCTTCGGGAGGAATGATTGAAATATCTATCCCGATGTATAAGAACCTTGGCATCCACTGGGCCTTGACCATGCTGGGACTCATCTCGCTGGTGTTTACGGCGGTGCCGTACGCGTTTTACAG ATCATAA
- a CDS encoding uncharacterized protein (EggNog:ENOG41) gives MSYVDNLSGQFGQLGIGGGRPGSQPYQSHSPSQDQHGGYGYHAPSDYRPPPGPPPGQYDAPPGPPPTRYDAPPGPPPGHYDAPPGPPPGHYDAPPGPPPGHYDAPPGPPPTKYDAPPGPPPGHYDAPPGPPPTKYDAPPGPPPRQYDAPPQPSSDRPPLPQGWVSHFDQSSERWSYNNPETGTTQFEFPLFNPPFQPPSHQPPLPPGWTPHFDYRYQRWFYVNREAEIVQWEAPGYDNLQTHPEPFPSHDSRDGGSSPYPSVAAHGQMSGGYSAPPGPPHSASYGSPPVLPTGYGVPSGSGQYSGYDGENHGREEKQKKSSGNSGLLLGAAGGVAAGLVGGALLHHALEDDSSDEERERPHYVPPPPVIVDEYRNEYSYNNDLPTRDAEGNYVSESDRESVEEARERYEEALHDVEDSSSPSSSDYEELEEAREEYEEEYEETYDD, from the exons ATGTCATACGTTGACAACCTCTCAGGCCAATTTGGCCAACTCGGAATCGGAGGTGGCCGGCCAGGCTCTCAGCCCTACCAGTCTCACTCTCCAA GTCAAGACCAGCATGGGGGATATGGCTACCATGCCCCAAGCGATTATAGGCCTCCTCCTGGGCCTCCTCCTGGGCAATATGATGCTCCTCCTGGGCCTCCTCCTACTAGATATGACGCTCCTCCTGGGCCGCCTCCTGGGCACTATGATGCTCCTCCCGGACCGCCTCCTGGACACTATGACGCTCCTCCTGGGCCGCCTCCTGGGCACTATGATGCTCCGCCTGGACCTCCTCCTACTAAATATGATGCTCCTCCTGGGCCGCCTCCTGGGCACTATGATGCTCCGCCTGGACCTCCTCCTACTAAATATGATGCTCCTCCTGGGCCGCCTCCTAGGCAGTATGACGCCCCTCCTCAGCCTTCATCTGATAGGCCGCCTCTTCCTCAAGGATGGGTTTCTCATTTCGACCAGAGTTCTGAGCGATGGTCTTATAACAACCCAGAGACAGGAACAACTCAATTCGAGTTCCCTCTTTTTAATCCTCCATTCCAACCTCCGTCTCATCAACCCCCTCTTCCCCCAGGATGGACTCCTCATTTTGACTACAGATACCAGCGGTGGTTCTACGTCAACCGAGAGGCCGAAATAGTTCAGTGGGAGGCGCCTGGATACGATAATCTTCAAACTCACCCAGAGCCATTTCCGAGTCACGATTCACGCGACGGTGGCTCTTCGCCGTATCCCTCTGTAGCTGCTCATGGACAAATGTCAGGAGGCTATTCAGCTCCTCCAGGCCCCCCTCACTCCGCCTCTTATGGTAGCCCTCCAGTGCTTCCAACAGGCTATGGTGTGCCTTCAGGATCCGGGCAGTATAGCGGCTATGATGGCGAAAATCACGGCAGAGaggagaaacagaaaaaatcTTCCGGAAACTCTGGCTTGTTGCTCGGCGCAGCTGGTGGTGTCGCCGCTGGGCTTGTGGGAGGTGCTCTTTTACATCATGCTCTGGAAGATGACAGCagtgatgaagagagagagcgccCACATTACGTCCCACCTCCACCTGTAATTGTTGATGAATATCGCAACGAGTACAGTTACAACAATGATCTCCCCACGAGAGACGCAGAGGGAAATTATGTGTCTGAGAGTGATCGGGAGTCGGTCGAAGAGGCGCGAGAGAGATATGAAGAGGCTCTTCACGATGTTGAAGATTCCAGTAGCCCTAGTAGCAGCGACTATGAAGAGTTAGAAGAGGCTAGGGAGGAATACGAAGAAGAGTATGAGGAAACGTATGACGATTAA